The window aaaaataGCTCCGAATAagttcttaataaataaatatctttgGCGTTTTTggagttaatatttaatttggtttCTGAACTTGTATGCAAGTCTCAATTTAGttcttgaaattttaattatctctATTTAGTCTTCAAATTTAATAAACGTGTCTCACATTAGCCCCTGaaacatttttttgtttaaaaaagttAATGGAGCGTTGAAATGGTCAATCAAATGCCACACTGAAATATGTAAAATAATGTAGTTTTGGTTTTGACATTGAAATAGCTCAAAAATGATGTCGCATATTTGTTTTGTTAGGTAAAGTTTCAATAAACACCACTTATGATGTTGTTTTTTGGTTATTTGAATGTTAAAACCAAAATATCATTTTATAGAGTTTAGTGTGGCATCTGCCTGTCCATGATAGTGTTCTATTAACGTGTATACATTGAAAATTATTTCAAGGACTAACATGAGTCATGTTTGTAAAGTTTGAGAACTAAATAAAGACAATTGAAACTTTAGAAACTAAATTAAGACTCGTATATAAATTCAAGAACCAAATTGAGTACACATTTTTTAGTCTCAAAATTGAATATAGATTTAGAATGGGAGTTCTACCCAATTGAGTTTGCAAGGTTGCAAAAAACAACCTTATCTAACACAAAAACATTTTGTAGTTTGCAAAAAGCAACAAATTACACCTGTCGTCTTCCTAAATTTTTCATAGATTGCAAAAAGATTAATCTTTATTGACTCTTTTCGTATTTTATAAGTTGTGAAAAGTAATATGCGCGTTAATTATTCTCAGACgtcatttttgttaatttttggaGATACAAAAGATAGATTAATCCATATTCTTCGTAAATCATTGCAAccatttattttgataaatataaatatacacaaatatattatgaTTGTTTTTTGTACTCATGAATTATTTTTGTAAATGTTGTGTTGATTTGATTTTTGTTTGTGTGGACTTGTGAGATTGGATCCTGTTTTGTTTGTTTGGCTTTATTTGTGTTGTTTCATTGAGTAGTTCTTGAACTTTGTTCCCTGCTTATGGTCGAATATATATTTCAATTTTCAACTAaagatcgaaaaaaaaaaatacctatcttgtcacttttaaattttgacgtaatttttattatattttcagaattttttgcttttttattttattagacgtATAAAAAGTATGAGTTTTTAAGAGAATTATACTTCAAAACTAACTATTAGATATAGAAAATTGAGTATCTTAAAAATCTTTGTATGAAAAGATATGTTATTTAAACAACCCAAAGTTTTCCACTAACTTTGGATTGACCTAATCAACAACATGAGTTAGAAAAATATACGAAACCCACATATTTAATTAGTTTAACCTACAAATTATTTGACATCTTTAAactatatttaaattacatttcTTTTATATCATGATGACTTTTTAAATATAgggtgatattattattattattattattattattgataatgtCACtccaaaagaaaaagataagaggggtcagatttaattttgaactaaaaaataaattttagaaacTAAAAAAAGGACATTTCTAAATAATTTCAATAATCAAATTTATTGATATTTCTGGTATAACTGGTAGATGTTATTACACATACAATCATACTCAATTCGATATAATTGTTTGATCTTAAAGGAACTTCTATaacaacattaattttttaaatttattacatTATCATTTGAATATCTTATATAGTAATGTTGAAgagataatatttaaaattatcttatataatataatattaataatttcatatatataatatttataattatatatttattgtatttaaaattacataattattttgacaataattaataaatactaaataaaataattttaaattttaattaattttttattatcttctaaATATTATTGAATATATTAATGACTACATGGAGCGCACTTTACTAAATTATTAGGATTTACTAAATCACAATTAACCTTTTGTTAGTGAAAATCCTTTGAAACAAAACGTAAGTACATAACTCATCAGATATAATTCTCTCCAGAAAACCGTGATCATTACATGGTGTTTATCAATAGCTACTTTTAAATGTTAACAACAACAATACATAGCAACCCGTCTCATGAAAGATTTTGGCATTGAATGATGCAAGGAAAAAATGATCATCATTATTAATGATCTGATTTTCTCTCTATTACTCCATATGGTATTCTTGTCTCGGGAAGAGGCATTTCCATTTATCAATTTCGTATGATTGAGGGATAGATTGACAGGGGAAATATATCTGCATGCAAAAAATTTCATGATGGAACCTTAAAGAAACATGTTACAGTTGGGGTAGGCATATGTCATTTCCATTTACTTGTATTAGAATGTATATCTGATGGACTATTTCTCTGTGATTGCACAGTTTTTGAAAGTATATATTCAGTCTTGATTATTTGAATGGACATACATTTCTTATCACATTTAATTTTCCTAACTTTGCTACAATTTCCTAACTTAAGGGAATGATTGAGTAATGATCAATATTGAAAGAATAATACACCTAAAAAGAACtgtttcttcagatgaagccttTTTCTTTACCTAACTTTACATTTTAACTAAATATTTTGGCtgggaatttttttaattaaaaaatattaataaagaaaTATTAACTAAAAGATCAATTATTTTTTGTCAATAGCAGCCATTTTCTTTGCATTATTTTTATTTCGAAGTGTTTATTTGAAATCGGACAGTAATTTTGTACTTGAATGTAAAATCTAAATGTCTTGTAAGTGTCGATAATATTTTTGTCTGAATAGTGGTAGAAGTACTTACAAATGACTCcaatatttaaattagtaaaaattttagCAGGTTAAGTGTTgaatgaattgaaaaaaaaaaatacatgagtgttaaaatatttataggataataaataaatcaaagtTATTTCTTAAGGATGACTTCAGATAATTATGGGTGGTTATTCCCTCATAGAGTGAGAAGTTACACTCCATGTTAGAGGTGGTTATCACCTGAGTGATGATAATTGAAGTAGTAGGGTGCATCTGATTTGCTCCCGAAATTAAGTTGGATACGGATTTTGTAGCATAGTCGATCCGACTTGTGTAAATTGGACCAGAAGTCTAGATTCGTCACTTTGGGTTAAGTTGTAGAGTAATAGTCCGATTTGAGTAAGATGTTACTTGATAGAATGGGCTACCCCTAACCCAGATTTGAATAACTCTtttatcctaaattttaaattctaattcctaaatttcaaatcttaaatcctaaattttaactCACAAATTCTAAATTCTCTGATCATAGCCTAGCCCAGATGACTCAGGGCCATGGAGTAAAAAAAAATTGGGCCACCTTGAAGAAGTCTAACAAATTTGCTGATCCAGATCAACATGATCATAATTAACATAGGTCAACCTACTCAACTTACTCAAAGCATTGGCTCCAAGACTCGCGACCGACAAGACTTGCGTGgcaagaaaaagactagtaatcTCACTACTAATGATATCTACAAGCTTAGTATCTACTCTTACATGGAGTAACTCCCCAAATATCAAGGGAACAACTATTCACTACTACTAAGAGGAAAGATTATGTAGTGATGGTCAAGCCATCCCTTCCTTTATAAATATTTCAATAACCTTAAGTACTGAACAACTCCATTTTATGTAAAAGTTGTCtaaaattattgttaatttaaataTCGGAATCTTTTCAGGTACTTTTTATTGTCATTCATTCGAAGATGTCAGGCAACTTCATCATTTAAATGAATGAATCAAAGTCTTTACACAAAAAAGTCTAGACCACACATCTTCGCCCATTTCACTTCAGTTTCAACTATTTTTTTGGAACATGCTCCAAATAGTGTGGATTAAAAAAGTagttttacaataaaaaaattgtgtctaataataattaattaaaatttagtttcTTATCCTTAATATTTTACCAATCTCCTCACTCTATAACATCTTTTCCCCTTCAAAATGGATAGCTCAAGATCACTCAAACGAGTCAAAaactgtttcttttttttttttatagagagTCTCAAACTATTCTTATAAGAGATCTTCCCATGAAAGGTAGCCCATTTACTAAAAACTTATTGGTTCTAGGAGGGtctttttttccttttgaaaTTGTTCTAGGAGTACTTGAACCATATATCGTTCATggagtcttttatttttggtCTTTATTGAGAGTCTTGAAATAGAGTTGGAACCTAACCATGTGCGTCAACCAAAGTTGGCTTGGCCATCCAACATTTCCAAGCCCATTGTTTTGTTGTTCAAAATTTTACATATTCCTCATACCCAAGCCCATGCCAAACccgagaaaaaaaatttaaaaataataaaagatatctatcaaaaataaaaaaaataaaaaaaataaaagactaaattaaaataaaacactcTGAAGCGATTAGTGCAGCAGTGTCCCTCTCTCGCAAGTGTCGCCGCCAGTCGACCGCCAGTTGTTGCCCTCAGCCGCCGCCCGTCGCCCCCTTTGTCTCTGCCAATATCTTCCCGTTCATCTCAGTAAGCTCCACTCTCGTATTTTATCCAATTGTACGTACCTACATACGTAGATAAATACATACGTGGGGGAGATTGAGAACCACTCTACTATTTGAGTGATTAAGAAAATTCTCGAAACCTTTGGGTTTTAACGATTTTATGTAAATCTGAAACGTACTTAGCATGAGACTTGTAAGAATCACAGAACAAAACGAGTGAGATTGTTGTGGTCACAGCCTCGCCCTTTACCTGTTTGTTAAAATGCGTCAATTGAGCTGAGTACttagaaacttagaatgcttTCTTCATTTGTTAGGTTTTTATGTGCAAATGTGCAATCAAGGCCTGATTTCTATTGTGTTATTGATATGCCTTTTACTTATTTGTTATGGAGTACGTGTATGTGCTGGGATTCCTGTGTTATTTGAACATGAAACTATGTTATTTGAACTGAATAAATTCAATAATGTTGAAATTTTAGCCATAAATGAAACTACTATGCTATGGAAATTGGGGGTGGTGATTGTAATGAAAAATGCCCTGATACATCAGAATTTCTGTCCTTGGTTATTGTTCCCGAAATGTAATTTTGGaattcattatttatatttttttttattgtgttgtAGTTGCTGTACATCAGAATCTGGCTTAGAGATTGTGTAGGTTGGGTTAGAACGATGAAGCAAGTCGTAGGAATGGTGGTTTCCAATAAGATGCAGAAGTCAGTGGTGGTGGCAGTGGACAGGCTATTCCACCACAAAGTGTACAACCGTTACATCAAGCGAACTTCTAAATTTATGGCGCATGATGAACACAATCAATGTAACATTGGTGATCGGGTTGGTAACAACTTTCTACTTACCCATCTAATTTGCAGTCCTTGTTTATTTCTTAAAATATTGAACTTAGTTATTAGTATTGTCTTTGTATCTTGGGAGTTTAGTATTTTAACTATAGACGTGGTTTATGATAGGATATTATGATGGCATTTGATCCATATAGCTGATCTCTCTTGGTGGAATAAGGCTTGGTAGTTGTTGTATTATTCATTTATTCTTATCACTTGATGGTTAAATGTTAATATACTCTCTAGATTTTGCAAGAAAACTTAGTAAGCAATCTCTTTTGCTGTTGTTCTTTCAGGTTCGACTGGATCCTTCTAGGCCTTTGAGCAAGCGCAAACATTGGATTGTTGCTGAAATTCTCAAGAAAGCACGCATATATACTCCTCCCACCGCACCAGTATCTGAGAATGTACCCTCCAGCACTGAAGCACCTCCTCCCTAAATTGGTGCAAGGTATTGAAAGAATCTTAGTTGTCAAATCTACAGCAGTTTTGCTGTTGACGTAAATGGAACTGGAAATAA is drawn from Arachis hypogaea cultivar Tifrunner chromosome 12, arahy.Tifrunner.gnm2.J5K5, whole genome shotgun sequence and contains these coding sequences:
- the LOC112728065 gene encoding uncharacterized protein, whose translation is MKQVVGMVVSNKMQKSVVVAVDRLFHHKVYNRYIKRTSKFMAHDEHNQCNIGDRVRLDPSRPLSKRKHWIVAEILKKARIYTPPTAPVSENVPSSTEAPPP